In Nematostella vectensis chromosome 2, jaNemVect1.1, whole genome shotgun sequence, one genomic interval encodes:
- the LOC5525260 gene encoding egl nine homolog 1 isoform X2, which translates to MNSIDWSVLGEESALLADAISSSCSMWLGLLEQENSSIRCTFCNTPIPWIICRKYTCSHCHAQYCSKEHKRADQRYHRHRCNKQPQEVPYTDSPESSMASLLGTHPGSIFQGDFSTIPHIECLADLQGGLDKPVDLTTKSVSSDTHSKRGSRSSTSSNAQEETEMHVTPMYDASPLSPAEVPSPCSLQGVDNSAVLNLANAKLTVNEIAAFTADSLQRNNYCILDNFNGSTLAQCIYEEVKGLYFRGELSDGKLSTCEVTEVGPNGRAVREDKVAWLRGVEAKAVQRHMLHMDKFMSHCNKYFHGLEISKSRTHAMVACYPGGGTGYKPHVDNPIRDGRCITTLYYVNPEWNARRDGGILTLFPNSRSRSAVHVEPVMDRMLLFWSDHRTPHTVNPTFKTRFAITLWYFDQKERESYFRRILMQEQLKHRS; encoded by the exons ATGAACTCGATTGACTGGTCTGTCCTTGGCGAGGAGTCTGCCTTGTTAGCGGACGCGATCTCGTCCAGTTGTAG CATGTGGCTTGGGCTGCTCGAGCAGGAGAATTCCTCTATTCGCTGCACCTTCTGCAACACGCCCATCCCCTGGATCATCTGCAGAAAGTACACCTGTAGCCACTGTCATGCGCAATACTGCTCCAAAGAACACAAGAGAGCCGATCAACGCTATCACCGGCACAGATGCAATAAGCAACCCCAAGAAGTACCCTACACTGATTCTCCTGAAAGCTCTATGGCAAGCTTGCTTGGCACGCATCCTGGATCGATCTTCCAAGGAGATTTTAGCACAATTCCTCACATAGAGTGTCTGGCCGATTTACAGGGCGGTCTTGACAAACCTGTCGACTTAACCACGAAGTCCGTATCGTCGGATACACACTCAAAGAGGGGCAGTCGAAGTAGTACTTCGAGCAATGCACAGGAAGAGACAGAAATGCATGTTACACCGATGTACGACGCATCGCCTCTATCCCCGGCAGAGGTGCCAAGCCCATGTAGCTTACAGGGAGTCGACAACTCTGCCGTCCTTAACCTTGCCAATGCAAAGCTGACCGTAAACGAAATAGCAGCATTCACAGCGGATAGCCTCCAGCGGAATAACTATTGCATCCTGGACAACTTCAACGGCTCTACTCTGGCGCAGTGTATCTATGAAGAAGTGAAAGGGTTGTATTTTCGCGGTGAACTTTCTGACGGAAAATTGTCAACTTGTGAGGTGACAGAGGTCGGGCCGAATGGCCGCGCAGTGCGAGAAGATAAGGTTGCATGGCTGAGAGGCGTCGAGGCCAAGGCGGTACAAAGGCACATGCTTCACATGGACAAGTTCATGTCCCATTGTAACAAGTATTTTCACGGACTGGAGATATCCAAGAGCAGGACGCAC GCCATGGTCGCGTGTTACCCGGGTGGGGGGACTGGGTACAAGCCACACGTGGATAATCCGATCAGAGACGGGCGCTGCATCACAACACTGTATTACGTCAACCCAGAGTGGAACGCGCGG AGAGACGGCGGGATTCTCACGTTGTTCCCAAACAGTCGCAGCCGCTCGGCCGTGCACGTGGAGCCAGTCATGGATAGAATGCTCCTATTCTGGTCCGACCATAGGACACCGCACACGGTCAACCCGACATTCAAAACAAG GTTTGCAATAACTCTGTGGTACTTTGATCAAAAGGAGAGGGAGAGCTACTTCAGGAGAA TCTTGATGCAGGAACAACTCAAGCATCGGTCATAG
- the LOC5525260 gene encoding egl nine homolog 1 isoform X1 codes for MNSIDWSVLGEESALLADAISSSCSMWLGLLEQENSSIRCTFCNTPIPWIICRKYTCSHCHAQYCSKEHKRADQRYHRHRCNKQPQEVPYTDSPESSMASLLGTHPGSIFQGDFSTIPHIECLADLQGGLDKPVDLTTKSVSSDTHSKRGSRSSTSSNAQEETEMHVTPMYDASPLSPAEVPSPCSLQGVDNSAVLNLANAKLTVNEIAAFTADSLQRNNYCILDNFNGSTLAQCIYEEVKGLYFRGELSDGKLSTCEVTEVGPNGRAVREDKVAWLRGVEAKAVQRHMLHMDKFMSHCNKYFHGLEISKSRTHAMVACYPGGGTGYKPHVDNPIRDGRCITTLYYVNPEWNARRDGGILTLFPNSRSRSAVHVEPVMDRMLLFWSDHRTPHTVNPTFKTRFAITLWYFDQKERESYFRRSKKMSYNFQFHCAFTGPTS; via the exons ATGAACTCGATTGACTGGTCTGTCCTTGGCGAGGAGTCTGCCTTGTTAGCGGACGCGATCTCGTCCAGTTGTAG CATGTGGCTTGGGCTGCTCGAGCAGGAGAATTCCTCTATTCGCTGCACCTTCTGCAACACGCCCATCCCCTGGATCATCTGCAGAAAGTACACCTGTAGCCACTGTCATGCGCAATACTGCTCCAAAGAACACAAGAGAGCCGATCAACGCTATCACCGGCACAGATGCAATAAGCAACCCCAAGAAGTACCCTACACTGATTCTCCTGAAAGCTCTATGGCAAGCTTGCTTGGCACGCATCCTGGATCGATCTTCCAAGGAGATTTTAGCACAATTCCTCACATAGAGTGTCTGGCCGATTTACAGGGCGGTCTTGACAAACCTGTCGACTTAACCACGAAGTCCGTATCGTCGGATACACACTCAAAGAGGGGCAGTCGAAGTAGTACTTCGAGCAATGCACAGGAAGAGACAGAAATGCATGTTACACCGATGTACGACGCATCGCCTCTATCCCCGGCAGAGGTGCCAAGCCCATGTAGCTTACAGGGAGTCGACAACTCTGCCGTCCTTAACCTTGCCAATGCAAAGCTGACCGTAAACGAAATAGCAGCATTCACAGCGGATAGCCTCCAGCGGAATAACTATTGCATCCTGGACAACTTCAACGGCTCTACTCTGGCGCAGTGTATCTATGAAGAAGTGAAAGGGTTGTATTTTCGCGGTGAACTTTCTGACGGAAAATTGTCAACTTGTGAGGTGACAGAGGTCGGGCCGAATGGCCGCGCAGTGCGAGAAGATAAGGTTGCATGGCTGAGAGGCGTCGAGGCCAAGGCGGTACAAAGGCACATGCTTCACATGGACAAGTTCATGTCCCATTGTAACAAGTATTTTCACGGACTGGAGATATCCAAGAGCAGGACGCAC GCCATGGTCGCGTGTTACCCGGGTGGGGGGACTGGGTACAAGCCACACGTGGATAATCCGATCAGAGACGGGCGCTGCATCACAACACTGTATTACGTCAACCCAGAGTGGAACGCGCGG AGAGACGGCGGGATTCTCACGTTGTTCCCAAACAGTCGCAGCCGCTCGGCCGTGCACGTGGAGCCAGTCATGGATAGAATGCTCCTATTCTGGTCCGACCATAGGACACCGCACACGGTCAACCCGACATTCAAAACAAG GTTTGCAATAACTCTGTGGTACTTTGATCAAAAGGAGAGGGAGAGCTACTTCAGGAGAAGTAAGAAAATGTCTTATAACTTCCAATTTCATTGTGCTTTTACCGGTCCCACTTCTTGA
- the LOC5525260 gene encoding prolyl hydroxylase EGLN3 isoform X3: MWLGLLEQENSSIRCTFCNTPIPWIICRKYTCSHCHAQYCSKEHKRADQRYHRHRCNKQPQEVPYTDSPESSMASLLGTHPGSIFQGDFSTIPHIECLADLQGGLDKPVDLTTKSVSSDTHSKRGSRSSTSSNAQEETEMHVTPMYDASPLSPAEVPSPCSLQGVDNSAVLNLANAKLTVNEIAAFTADSLQRNNYCILDNFNGSTLAQCIYEEVKGLYFRGELSDGKLSTCEVTEVGPNGRAVREDKVAWLRGVEAKAVQRHMLHMDKFMSHCNKYFHGLEISKSRTHAMVACYPGGGTGYKPHVDNPIRDGRCITTLYYVNPEWNARRDGGILTLFPNSRSRSAVHVEPVMDRMLLFWSDHRTPHTVNPTFKTRFAITLWYFDQKERESYFRRSKKMSYNFQFHCAFTGPTS, translated from the exons ATGTGGCTTGGGCTGCTCGAGCAGGAGAATTCCTCTATTCGCTGCACCTTCTGCAACACGCCCATCCCCTGGATCATCTGCAGAAAGTACACCTGTAGCCACTGTCATGCGCAATACTGCTCCAAAGAACACAAGAGAGCCGATCAACGCTATCACCGGCACAGATGCAATAAGCAACCCCAAGAAGTACCCTACACTGATTCTCCTGAAAGCTCTATGGCAAGCTTGCTTGGCACGCATCCTGGATCGATCTTCCAAGGAGATTTTAGCACAATTCCTCACATAGAGTGTCTGGCCGATTTACAGGGCGGTCTTGACAAACCTGTCGACTTAACCACGAAGTCCGTATCGTCGGATACACACTCAAAGAGGGGCAGTCGAAGTAGTACTTCGAGCAATGCACAGGAAGAGACAGAAATGCATGTTACACCGATGTACGACGCATCGCCTCTATCCCCGGCAGAGGTGCCAAGCCCATGTAGCTTACAGGGAGTCGACAACTCTGCCGTCCTTAACCTTGCCAATGCAAAGCTGACCGTAAACGAAATAGCAGCATTCACAGCGGATAGCCTCCAGCGGAATAACTATTGCATCCTGGACAACTTCAACGGCTCTACTCTGGCGCAGTGTATCTATGAAGAAGTGAAAGGGTTGTATTTTCGCGGTGAACTTTCTGACGGAAAATTGTCAACTTGTGAGGTGACAGAGGTCGGGCCGAATGGCCGCGCAGTGCGAGAAGATAAGGTTGCATGGCTGAGAGGCGTCGAGGCCAAGGCGGTACAAAGGCACATGCTTCACATGGACAAGTTCATGTCCCATTGTAACAAGTATTTTCACGGACTGGAGATATCCAAGAGCAGGACGCAC GCCATGGTCGCGTGTTACCCGGGTGGGGGGACTGGGTACAAGCCACACGTGGATAATCCGATCAGAGACGGGCGCTGCATCACAACACTGTATTACGTCAACCCAGAGTGGAACGCGCGG AGAGACGGCGGGATTCTCACGTTGTTCCCAAACAGTCGCAGCCGCTCGGCCGTGCACGTGGAGCCAGTCATGGATAGAATGCTCCTATTCTGGTCCGACCATAGGACACCGCACACGGTCAACCCGACATTCAAAACAAG GTTTGCAATAACTCTGTGGTACTTTGATCAAAAGGAGAGGGAGAGCTACTTCAGGAGAAGTAAGAAAATGTCTTATAACTTCCAATTTCATTGTGCTTTTACCGGTCCCACTTCTTGA
- the LOC116614550 gene encoding uncharacterized protein LOC116614550 isoform X2, with the protein MWKFALAILLLGLATATNASIRLQRPQSRPHSRQSTSDGTQQEEPHPYTISFFLFPHGATSALFGNGETEKKSNVTVGIKESINKTEPAEANATFSYRPPSDDDVPDTANYQQGSVKHPKSEMFPSCHQCKLNSTYHECIQKKTLQTCKSDLANICYTKSVKRDNIVHYEMGCATHKMCQRARAIPCKLNEKKCFTCCQWSGCNSQSHHHKGFPFAFGRDEETDTKLSFQGDAASNLAPTWLFVFVCASGLLLR; encoded by the exons ATGTGGAAATTCGCCTTGGCAATTTTACTATTGGGCTTGGCGACAG CAACGAACGCTTCCATACGACTGCAACGACCTCAATCTAGACCACATTCACGACAGAGTACAAGCGACGGCACACAACAAGAGGAACCACACCCCTATACCATCTCGTTCTTTCTGTTTCCTCACGGAGCCACCAGCGCGCTCTTTGGGAATGGCGaaacagaaaagaaaagcaaTGTTACAGTAGGCATTAAAGAAAGTATCAACAAAACGGAACCCGCTGAAG CCAATGCCACGTTCAGCTACCGTCCCCCCTCTGATGACGACGTTCCAGACACGGCCAACTACCAGCAAGGGAGTGTAAAACACCCCAAGTCGGAAATGTTTCCATCGTGTCACCAGTGCAAGTTGAATTCGACGTACCACGAGTGCATTCAAAAGAAGACTCTACAAACTTGTAAGAGCGACCTTGCAAATATCTGCTACACAAAGAGCGTCAAAAGAGACAATATTGTGCACTACGAGATGGGATGCGCCACGCACAAGATGTGTCAAAGGGCAAGAGCCATTCCTTGCAAAT TAAACGAAAAAAAGTGCTTCACCTGCTGTCAATGGAGTGGATGTAACTCTCAGTCACACCACCATAAGGGATTCCCTTTTGCCTTCGGTCGTGACGAGGAAACAGATACAAAGCTCTCTTTTCAAGGAGATGCTGCTTCTAACTTAGCTCCTACGTGGCTCTTCGTGTTCGTTTGCGCATCAGGGCTTCTACTGCGCTAA
- the LOC116614550 gene encoding uncharacterized protein LOC116614550 isoform X3, with product MWKFALAILLLGLATANATFSYRPPSDDDVPDTANYQQGSVKHPKSEMFPSCHQCKLNSTYHECIQKKTLQTCKSDLANICYTKSVKRDNIVHYEMGCATHKMCQRARAIPCKLNEKKCFTCCQWSGCNSQSHHHKGFPFAFGRDEETDTKLSFQGDAASNLAPTWLFVFVCASGLLLR from the exons ATGTGGAAATTCGCCTTGGCAATTTTACTATTGGGCTTGGCGACAG CCAATGCCACGTTCAGCTACCGTCCCCCCTCTGATGACGACGTTCCAGACACGGCCAACTACCAGCAAGGGAGTGTAAAACACCCCAAGTCGGAAATGTTTCCATCGTGTCACCAGTGCAAGTTGAATTCGACGTACCACGAGTGCATTCAAAAGAAGACTCTACAAACTTGTAAGAGCGACCTTGCAAATATCTGCTACACAAAGAGCGTCAAAAGAGACAATATTGTGCACTACGAGATGGGATGCGCCACGCACAAGATGTGTCAAAGGGCAAGAGCCATTCCTTGCAAAT TAAACGAAAAAAAGTGCTTCACCTGCTGTCAATGGAGTGGATGTAACTCTCAGTCACACCACCATAAGGGATTCCCTTTTGCCTTCGGTCGTGACGAGGAAACAGATACAAAGCTCTCTTTTCAAGGAGATGCTGCTTCTAACTTAGCTCCTACGTGGCTCTTCGTGTTCGTTTGCGCATCAGGGCTTCTACTGCGCTAA
- the LOC116614550 gene encoding uncharacterized protein LOC116614550 isoform X1: MTQLSAICLTTILFFLIQATNASIRLQRPQSRPHSRQSTSDGTQQEEPHPYTISFFLFPHGATSALFGNGETEKKSNVTVGIKESINKTEPAEANATFSYRPPSDDDVPDTANYQQGSVKHPKSEMFPSCHQCKLNSTYHECIQKKTLQTCKSDLANICYTKSVKRDNIVHYEMGCATHKMCQRARAIPCKLNEKKCFTCCQWSGCNSQSHHHKGFPFAFGRDEETDTKLSFQGDAASNLAPTWLFVFVCASGLLLR; encoded by the exons ATGACGCAGCTTAGCGCAATCTGCTTGACGACGATTCTATTTTTTCTCATCCAAGCAACGAACGCTTCCATACGACTGCAACGACCTCAATCTAGACCACATTCACGACAGAGTACAAGCGACGGCACACAACAAGAGGAACCACACCCCTATACCATCTCGTTCTTTCTGTTTCCTCACGGAGCCACCAGCGCGCTCTTTGGGAATGGCGaaacagaaaagaaaagcaaTGTTACAGTAGGCATTAAAGAAAGTATCAACAAAACGGAACCCGCTGAAG CCAATGCCACGTTCAGCTACCGTCCCCCCTCTGATGACGACGTTCCAGACACGGCCAACTACCAGCAAGGGAGTGTAAAACACCCCAAGTCGGAAATGTTTCCATCGTGTCACCAGTGCAAGTTGAATTCGACGTACCACGAGTGCATTCAAAAGAAGACTCTACAAACTTGTAAGAGCGACCTTGCAAATATCTGCTACACAAAGAGCGTCAAAAGAGACAATATTGTGCACTACGAGATGGGATGCGCCACGCACAAGATGTGTCAAAGGGCAAGAGCCATTCCTTGCAAAT TAAACGAAAAAAAGTGCTTCACCTGCTGTCAATGGAGTGGATGTAACTCTCAGTCACACCACCATAAGGGATTCCCTTTTGCCTTCGGTCGTGACGAGGAAACAGATACAAAGCTCTCTTTTCAAGGAGATGCTGCTTCTAACTTAGCTCCTACGTGGCTCTTCGTGTTCGTTTGCGCATCAGGGCTTCTACTGCGCTAA
- the LOC5525249 gene encoding dual serine/threonine and tyrosine protein kinase: MASSNASLETGLHEYRTRIEQIESLYKDTEECFRQIQGELRRFSVAAESEFPIPSLSKDGLFIPSVIVIGNQNCGKSTFLNVLLKGKYLPVHENPCTSRIVRISYSESNFVQLVDEAGNVIQREKFKRKVPKKYAVLSDAAKESADNLSAIVEVGVEHEFLQSGIELIDSPGRCESDALDRLVDGFLEKGIVPLIVYVVDGNEGLNRKDKETIRELHDKLPETSLLFVCSKVDVDDETLEYDHDSDTEEENPLTVSRSKMEKVFKQLKKLGVLKQDADISSCSDFHGISSTRVQKARKNCEENDATNSFENLKLCIYDRLRKSLESKCRQAISSVLSALEIVLALTTQAHKDIALSRTVVSKVFENAVEAGKSLLYVLIDITLDHNAISDDIGKSMRQMTVELLDDAETYQVPDGKTVRLEFQTITGPIAELTQHCGTEELLYLDFIHNMKSTILEKTFSTIRMSLDYAIQNRLSQAISSIVTLAQNIQHPFIARLLARSYMLDTEALTVENSFEGIHHVLDGLLEVIHIAVSKTLREEIALPFCDFQLNEVSRRPRPRDNFWRRKVAQTLLSKLDSKKISDSAIKTCEEILNHMLEKFVGRIETIKRLNDTLASIPDDFDNLRLVHVPHVAELVARGYSLQNIMNKGPVQLGAVLSRTANSVVYECSSPAWGGLDKSVVKVVKRDALDDKVWKQYILDGVHTLDIMSRLGGKCPVNHLRLFGWCLLPPCEEMYIVMERVRCDLLTALQEGLSWEQRLTVAKDVARGLQKIHKAEYVYRDLKPQNVMISFNGCAKINMCKPEKPFEITKLGLPFHISPEMYKRPSPGSSSSSFDIYAFGSLWWVICEGTGNKRPRAFEFCHDSESMEQATLEGRWPERPQGVSDASWDLMVQCWKHEVTIDDVLQLLERLSPEH; the protein is encoded by the exons ATGGCGAGCTCGAATGCATCTCTCGAGACTGGCCTACATGAGTACAGAACCCGCATTGAGCAGATCGAAAGCCTGTATAAAGACACCGAGGAGTGCTTTCGACAGATACAGGGAGAACTCAGACGATTCTCAGTTGCAGCGGAATCCGAGTTTCCTATACCCTCGCTTTCAAAGGATGGCCTCTTTATACCGAGTGTTATAGTTATTGGCAACCAGAATTGTGGAAAGAGCACATTTCTAAACGTGCTTTTAAAGGGCAAGTATCTACCAGTGCACGAGAATCCCTGTACATCAAGAATCGTACGAATCAGCTACAGCGAGTCCAACTTTGTGCAGCTCGTGGATGAAGCAGGTAACGTCATTCAAAGGGAAAAATTCAAACGTAAAGTCCCTAAAAAATACGCTGTGCTTTCGGATGCTGCAAAAGAAAGTGCTGATAACTTGAGCGCGATTGTAGAGGTTGGAGTGGAGCATGAGTTTCTTCAGAGTGGCATAGAACTGATTGATTCACCTGGTCGTTGCGAAAGCGATGCCTTGGATCGACTTGTCGATGGATTTCTAGAGAAAGGCATCGTCCCTCTGATCGTCTATGTTGTGGACGGAAATGAAGGTCTTAATCGCAAG GACAAGGAGACGATCCGCGAGCTACACGATAAATTGCCAGAAACTTCACTTTTATTTGTCTGCAGCAAAGTGGACGTTGATGACGAAACCCTGGAATATGATCATGATAGTGATACGGAGGAAGAAAATCCGCTGACTGTGTCTAGGTCGAAAATGGAAAAGGTATTCAAACAGCTTAAAAAGCTAGGGGTATTGAAACAAGATGCAGATATATCATCGTGTTCCGATTTTCACGGCATTTCTTCAACGCGAGTGCAAAAAGCTCGGAAAAACTGTGAAGAAAATGACGCAACCAATAGCTTTGAAAATCTTAAGCTTTGCATTTACGATAGACTGCGGAAATCACTAGAAAGCAAATGCCGGCAAGCCATTTCTTCAGTATTATCAGCCCTGGAAATCGTGCTTGCCCTTACTACACAAGCACATAAAGATATTGCTTTATCGAGAACGGTAGTATCTAAAGTCTTCGAGAACGCTGTCGAGGCAGGGAAATCATTGTTGTATGTTCTGATTGATATAACACTGGACCACAATGCGATTTCGGATGATATAGGCAAGAGCATGCGGCAGATGACCGTTGAACTTTTAGATGATGCTGAGACCTACCAGGTACCAGATGGCAAAACTGTCCGGCTCGAATTTCAAACTATAACCGGGCCAATTGCTGAGCTTACACAACACTGTGGTACCGAGGAGCTTTTATACTTGGATTTTATACATAACATGAAGAGTACAATCTTGGAGAAGACATTCAGTACTATTAGAATGTCCTTAGATTACGCCATCCAAAATAGACTGTCACAAGCAATTAGCAGCATTGTCACACTGGCTCAAAACATACAACATCCATTCATAGCTCGCCTCCTTGCTCGTTCGTATATGTTAGACACTGAAGCATTGACGGTTGAAAATAGTTTTGAGGGGATTCATCATGTCTTAGACGGTCTTCTTGAGGTGATCCACATCGCGGTTAGCAAAACACTGAGAGAAGAGATCGCTCTTCCTTTCTGTGACTTCCAACTGAATGAGGTTAGTAGACGTCCTAGACCACGTGATAACTTCTGGAGAAGGAAGGTCGCTCAGACCCTTCTATCCAAGCTGGACAGCAAGAAAATTTCTGACTCTGCCATCAAGACATGCGAGGAGATTTTGAATCACATGCTAGAAAAGTTCGTAGGTAGAATTGAAACCATCAAGAGATTAAACGATACTTTGGCGAGTATCCCAGATGACTTTGACAACCTTCGCCTGGTGCACGTCCCACATGTTGCGGAATTGGTAGCTAGAGGATATTCCTTGCAGAACATCATGAACAAGGGTCCTGTACAGCTGGGAGCAGTCTTGTCCCGAACGGCGAACTCCGTTGTGTACGAGTGTTCTAGTCCAGCCTGGGGTGGCTTAGACAAGAGCGTTGTGAAGGTCGTAAAAAGAGATGCTCTTGATGACAAAGTCTGGAAGCAATACATCCTAGATGGTGTCCATACTTT AGACATAATGAGCAGACTTGGGGGCAAATGTCCAGTAAATCATCTTCGGCTTTTCGGATGGTGTTTGTTGCCTCCTTGTGAAGAGATGTATATAGTCATGGAACGAGTGAGGTGCGACTTGCTCACTGCCCTTCAAGAAGGCCTGTCGTGGGAACAGCGACTGACAGTTGCCAAGGATGTTGCAAGGGGTCTCCAAAAGATCCATAAAGCTGAATATGTCTATCGGGATTTGAAACCTCAGAATGTAATg atttccTTCAATGGTTGTGCCAAGATCAATATGTGCAAACCAGAGAAGCCTTTCGAAATTACCAAACTTGGATTGCCATTTCACATCTCCCCGGAAATGTACAAACGTCCTTCTCCAGGCTCTTCTTCCTCTAGTTTTGACATCTACGCATTTGGATCACTGTGGTGGGTAATCTGTGAAGGGACTGGAAACAAGAGACCAAGAGCCTTCGAATTCTGCCACGATTCTGAGTCTATGGAGCAAGCAACACTTGAGGGAAGGTGGCCGGAGCGACCACAAGGTGTGTCGGATGCATCTTGGGACCTGATGGTCCAGTGTTGGAAACACGAAGTTACAATAGATGATGTGCTCCAGCTCCTCGAACGCCTGAGCCCAGAACATTAA
- the LOC5525248 gene encoding frizzled-1, with product MHFKVKSNVWFVIATILLYLRPCLPLKRCEPVTIPLCTGLQYNMTIFPNTLKHRTQEEAALEVHQFFPLVKVDCSKDLAFFLCSVYAPVCTVLETPLPPCRSLCLTVRSGCEGLMKRFGFTWPDSLSCERFPKLGDEICVGENTTTPTSDQDGGINNNTYPDVDMSTMRYRCPESQKIPNDQYTFHGEKRCAATCRNVFFTKREREIARMWTGIWAILCAVSTLFTILTFLIDMRRFRYPERPIIFLSGCYFMVSIAFITGYVAGDKIACNEPIKKGFPKTLVQGTKHEGCTVIFMMLYFFSMASSIWWVILTVTWFLAAGLKWGQEAIEANSQFFHLAAWAIPAVKTIAILLMTKVDGDELSGVCYVGLSDVSALRGYVLAPLFVYFIIGATFLLAGFISLFRVRSVLKDDYSKREKIEKLMIRIGVFSILYTVPALVVIGCLYYEQSNRELWDNSWIEGWKRQKKCTEVETKLKGEVSCPPYPVPLQKPDFMVFMVKYLMFLIVGITSGFWIWSSKTLNSWRRFYRRFILREKGRPNTSV from the coding sequence ATGCATTTCAAGGTGAAATCTAATGTGTGGTTTGTAATTGCCACGATTCTGCTATATTTACGACCGTGTTTGCCGTTAAAGAGATGCGAACCCGTCACCATTCCTTTGTGCACGGGCCTTCAGTACAACATGACGATCTTTCCGAACACACTCAAACATCGCACGCAAGAAGAGGCCGCCCTCGAGGTTCATCAATTCTTCCCCCTTGTCAAAGTAGACTGCTCCAAGGATCTCGCGTTCTTCTTGTGTTCCGTGTACGCTCCCGTCTGCACAGTACTGGAGACTCCCTTGCCGCCTTGCCGGTCTCTGTGCTTGACCGTGCGATCCGGTTGTGAGGGTTTGATGAAACGATTTGGCTTTACCTGGCCAGACTCTCTATCTTGCGAGCGATTCCCTAAACTTGGCGACGAGATCTGTGTCGGAGAAAACACTACCACCCCTACAAGCGATCAGGACGGGGgaataaacaacaacacataTCCCGATGTTGATATGTCGACAATGCGGTACCGCTGTCCCGAAAGTCAAAAGATCCCTAACGATCAATATACTTTTCACGGCGAGAAACGGTGCGCAGCGACATGCAGAAATGTCTTCTTCACAAAACGAGAGCGCGAAATCGCACGTATGTGGACTGGCATTTGGGCAATATTATGTGCCGTCTCGACATTGTTCACCATTTTGACTTTCCTAATTGATATGCGCCGATTTCGTTACCCAGAAAGGCCTATAATCTTTCTTTCGGGGTGCTATTTTATGGTTTCTATCGCGTTTATTACTGGCTATGTGGCAGGGGACAAGATCGCTTGCAATGAGCCTATCAAGAAGGGTTTTCCAAAGACGCTCGTGCAAGGTACCAAGCACGAAGGCTGCACGGTTATTTTCATGATGCTGTATTTCTTCAGCATGGCGTCTTCCATCTGGTGGGTTATTTTGACGGTGACTTGGTTCTTAGCAGCAGGACTGAAGTGGGGACAAGAAGCTATTGAAGCAAACTCACAGTTCTTCCATCTAGCGGCGTGGGCAATCCCCGCAGTCAAGACCATTGCGATTCTTTTGATGACCAAAGTTGACGGAGACGAACTTAGCGGCGTCTGCTATGTCGGGCTGTCAGATGTTAGTGCACTTAGAGGCTACGTGCTCGCTCCGCTTTTCGTGTATTTTATCATTGGAGCGACATTTCTCTTGGCTGGGTTTATCTCGTTGTTCCGCGTACGCTCTGTATTAAAAGATGATTACTCGAAGCGCGAGAAGATCGAAAAGCTCATGATACGCatcggtgttttctcgatccTATACACAGTGCCTGCACTCGTAGTCATCGGGTGTCTCTACTACGAGCAGTCCAATAGAGAACTTTGGGACAACTCTTGGATAGAGGGCTGGAAGCGGCAGAAAAAGTGTACAGAGGTAGAGACAAAACTAAAAGGGGAGGTATCATGTCCTCCTTACCCCGTTCCGCTTCAGAAGCCAGATTTTATGGTGTTTATGGTTAAATATCTTATGTTCCTCATCGTTGGAATAACCTCTGGATTTTGGATTTGGTCGAGCAAAACCCTGAACTCCTGGAGAAGATTCTACCGGAGATTTATACTAAGAGAGAAAGGCCGCCCGAACACCAGCGTATGA